In Spinacia oleracea cultivar Varoflay chromosome 5, BTI_SOV_V1, whole genome shotgun sequence, a single window of DNA contains:
- the LOC110806098 gene encoding uncharacterized protein isoform X2, with the protein MGKLTQARQINNIHATDDKTSTNFKLAHMFHVLDYHRWHYVKKVLSNKKHYEERHASGSDPKAIANENDQCYSKEFEAHNTSWSLFGKNSSFHSSPRSESSPSTPFKQPKSSRALRISKMIIKEVTKRKGRHRRSSTCPTGSELEGTTLANQHMDIIGEEIGLETKQDIIPSQNITESNGKCDLCSSMKIECRLGGNTQPEKQVDKPLVYYELPFKGKIDTSASFHHSKEFLDALCVLGMNKEFSLNVLDDPGSSLRNGLLTKQLQATRSIKRKFLEKLGTFPINESSGIKDFSFSGSYKRRDKSDMVENKPQQNLNNTNTNSGQIVGRRFKDLRQKIKHLIKENRKERRRIAMDAILHKVPYGHKVYEQSMKESPCVSICDSDSSNKERKSHKKRSSSLDESLDKYCQLFEATSVGIGKEEKINTPEISRLRVVNENSSKRVFGRMFSSPDFHDTSDDYEDGNMSFTLPSRRTMSFSERKGDDDLSINIATITQFNQSKEPIFNDLDDYVEISNVEGFSLVDIHEENTKADHDGTYIETTNAHGVAICDDNGRIIVTPCPSITSVESHQQMDSNENKEILLEDSELAQQEDFFMDSPWGSYIKVDENGENIVEDEEKRLMHFIPPNHHHIRVSDYEIEEFKYVRNILELSGYLGTQLLGTWYSSDQPVDPCVFVELESCSLLDLDCSNFKDDKQSSHLLLFDMINEVLLSIYERSVSYWSSPLSSCSRKHPMPKGHYVLEEVWSGINWYMCCSKPDFDPSLDNITTRDLAKYDGWMNLQFDAECVGLEVEDLIFEDLLNEFMP; encoded by the exons ATGGGGAAACTTACACAAGCAAGACAAATAAATAACATTCACGCTACTGATGACAAAACAAGTACAAACTTCAAACTGGCGCATATGTTTCATGTCCTTGACTACCATCGTTGGCACTATGTCAAGAAAGTCTTGTCCAATAAAAAACATTACGAAGAAAGACATGCTTCAG GAAGTGACCCAAAAGCTATAGCTAATGAGAATGACCAATGTTACAGTAAAGAG TTTGAAGCACATAATACAAGTTGGAGTCTTTTTGGCAAAAACTCATCATTCCACTCAAGTCCACGATCTGAGAGTTCCCCTTCAACGCCATTTAAGCAACCTAAAAGCTCTCGAGCATTAAGGATTAGCAAAATGATCATCAAAGAAGTCACAAAAAGAAAAGGTCGTCACAGAAGAAGTTCAACTTGCCCAACTGGCTCGGAATTAGAGGGAACTACCCTTGCTAACCAACACATGGATATTATAGGTGAAGAAATCGGCCTTGAAACTAAACAAGATATAATTCCAAGCCAAAATATAACTGAAAGTAATGGAAAATGTGATCTTTGTAGCTCCATGAAAATAGAATGTCGGTTAGGAGGGAATACACAACCTGAAAAACAAGTAGATAAACCTCTTGTGTATTATGAGTTGCCATTTAAGGGGAAAATTGATACAAGTGCATCATTTCATCATTCAAAGGAGTTCCTCGATGCTCTATGTGTATTAGGAATGAATAAAGAGTTTTCCTTGAATGTTTTAGATGATCCAGGGTCTTCTCTAAGAAATGGTTTATTAACAAAGCAATTGCAAGCAACAAGATCCATCAAAAGGAAATTCTTAGAAAAATTGGGGACCTTCCCTATTAATGAGTCCTCAGGTATAAAAGACTTTTCTTTCTCTGGTTCATATAAGAGAAGAGATAAGTCAGACATGGTGGAAAATAAACCGCAACAAAACCTAAACAACACAAACACAAATAGTGGTCAGATTGTAGGAAGAAGATTTAAAGATCTTAGGCAAAAAATTAAACATTTGATTAAGGAGAACAGAAAAGAGAGAAGACGAATTGCAATGGATGCGATCCTTCATAAAGTTCCTTATGGACATAAAGTTTACGAACAAAGTATGAAAGAAAGTCCTTGTGTTAGTATATGCGACAGTGATTCTTCAAATAAGGAGCGAAAATCTCATAAAAAAAGATCATCTTCCCTTGACGAGTCTCTAGATAAGTATTGTCAATTATTTGAGGCAACTAGTGTGGGTATTGGTAAAGAGGAGAAAATTAATACTCCTGAAATATCAAGGTTGAGAGTCGTGAATGAAAATTCATCCAAAAGGGTTTTTGGAAGGATGTTTTCATCTCCAGATTTTCATGATACGTCAGATGATTATGAAGATGGAAACATGTCATTTACATTACCAAGTAGGAGAACGATGAGTTTTAGCGAAAGAAAAGGGGATGATGATTTGAGTATTAATATTGCAACTATAACCCAATTCAATCAAAGTAAAGAACCTATATTTAATGATTTAGATGACTATGTTGAAATTAGCAATGTAGAAGGCTTTTCATTGGTTGATATTCATGAAGAAAATACCAAAGCTGACCACGATGGCACATATATTGAAACCACAAATGCTCATGGAGTAGCCATTTGTGATGACAATGGTAGAATCATAGTCACTCCTTGTCCCTCAATAACATCCGTTGAATCTCATCAGCAAATGGACTCCAACGAAAATAAAGAGATACTATTGGAAG ATTCTGAATTAGCGCAACAAGAGGACTTTTTTATGGATTCACCTTGGGGATCTTATATAAAAGTTGATGAAAATGGAGAAAACAttgttgaagatgaagaaaagAGGCTTATGCACTTTATACCTCCAAATCATCACCATATACGAGTCAGTGATTATGAAATAGAAGAATTTAAGTATGTTAGAAACATCTTAGAACTTTCGGGTTATTTGGGAACCCAACTTCTTGGAACATGGTACTCTTCTGATCAACCAGTGGACCCTTGTGTGTTTGTTGAATTAGAAAGTTGTTCATTGCTCGATCTAGATTGTTCAAACTTTAAAGATGATAAACAAAGTAGCCACTTACTTTTATTTGATATGATTAATGAGGTACTATTATCCATCTACGAAAGATCAGTATCATATTGGTCATCACCTTTGTCCTCATGCTCTCGAAAGCATCCGATGCCTAAGGGACACTATGTATTAGAGGAGGTTTGGAGTGGTATCAATTGGTATATGTGTTGTTCTAAGCCCGATTTTGATCCCTCTTTAGATAATATTACAACACGAGATCTTGCTAAGTATGATGGATGGATGAATCTTCAATTTGATGCTGAATGTGTTGGACTAGAGGTTGAAGACTTAATCTTTGAAGATCTTTTGAATGAATTTATGCCCTAA
- the LOC110806098 gene encoding uncharacterized protein isoform X1 — MGKLTQARQINNIHATDDKTSTNFKLAHMFHVLDYHRWHYVKKVLSNKKHYEERHASGSDPKAIANENDQCYSKEVIENSQFEAHNTSWSLFGKNSSFHSSPRSESSPSTPFKQPKSSRALRISKMIIKEVTKRKGRHRRSSTCPTGSELEGTTLANQHMDIIGEEIGLETKQDIIPSQNITESNGKCDLCSSMKIECRLGGNTQPEKQVDKPLVYYELPFKGKIDTSASFHHSKEFLDALCVLGMNKEFSLNVLDDPGSSLRNGLLTKQLQATRSIKRKFLEKLGTFPINESSGIKDFSFSGSYKRRDKSDMVENKPQQNLNNTNTNSGQIVGRRFKDLRQKIKHLIKENRKERRRIAMDAILHKVPYGHKVYEQSMKESPCVSICDSDSSNKERKSHKKRSSSLDESLDKYCQLFEATSVGIGKEEKINTPEISRLRVVNENSSKRVFGRMFSSPDFHDTSDDYEDGNMSFTLPSRRTMSFSERKGDDDLSINIATITQFNQSKEPIFNDLDDYVEISNVEGFSLVDIHEENTKADHDGTYIETTNAHGVAICDDNGRIIVTPCPSITSVESHQQMDSNENKEILLEDSELAQQEDFFMDSPWGSYIKVDENGENIVEDEEKRLMHFIPPNHHHIRVSDYEIEEFKYVRNILELSGYLGTQLLGTWYSSDQPVDPCVFVELESCSLLDLDCSNFKDDKQSSHLLLFDMINEVLLSIYERSVSYWSSPLSSCSRKHPMPKGHYVLEEVWSGINWYMCCSKPDFDPSLDNITTRDLAKYDGWMNLQFDAECVGLEVEDLIFEDLLNEFMP, encoded by the exons ATGGGGAAACTTACACAAGCAAGACAAATAAATAACATTCACGCTACTGATGACAAAACAAGTACAAACTTCAAACTGGCGCATATGTTTCATGTCCTTGACTACCATCGTTGGCACTATGTCAAGAAAGTCTTGTCCAATAAAAAACATTACGAAGAAAGACATGCTTCAG GAAGTGACCCAAAAGCTATAGCTAATGAGAATGACCAATGTTACAGTAAAGAGGTAATTGAGAATTCCCAA TTTGAAGCACATAATACAAGTTGGAGTCTTTTTGGCAAAAACTCATCATTCCACTCAAGTCCACGATCTGAGAGTTCCCCTTCAACGCCATTTAAGCAACCTAAAAGCTCTCGAGCATTAAGGATTAGCAAAATGATCATCAAAGAAGTCACAAAAAGAAAAGGTCGTCACAGAAGAAGTTCAACTTGCCCAACTGGCTCGGAATTAGAGGGAACTACCCTTGCTAACCAACACATGGATATTATAGGTGAAGAAATCGGCCTTGAAACTAAACAAGATATAATTCCAAGCCAAAATATAACTGAAAGTAATGGAAAATGTGATCTTTGTAGCTCCATGAAAATAGAATGTCGGTTAGGAGGGAATACACAACCTGAAAAACAAGTAGATAAACCTCTTGTGTATTATGAGTTGCCATTTAAGGGGAAAATTGATACAAGTGCATCATTTCATCATTCAAAGGAGTTCCTCGATGCTCTATGTGTATTAGGAATGAATAAAGAGTTTTCCTTGAATGTTTTAGATGATCCAGGGTCTTCTCTAAGAAATGGTTTATTAACAAAGCAATTGCAAGCAACAAGATCCATCAAAAGGAAATTCTTAGAAAAATTGGGGACCTTCCCTATTAATGAGTCCTCAGGTATAAAAGACTTTTCTTTCTCTGGTTCATATAAGAGAAGAGATAAGTCAGACATGGTGGAAAATAAACCGCAACAAAACCTAAACAACACAAACACAAATAGTGGTCAGATTGTAGGAAGAAGATTTAAAGATCTTAGGCAAAAAATTAAACATTTGATTAAGGAGAACAGAAAAGAGAGAAGACGAATTGCAATGGATGCGATCCTTCATAAAGTTCCTTATGGACATAAAGTTTACGAACAAAGTATGAAAGAAAGTCCTTGTGTTAGTATATGCGACAGTGATTCTTCAAATAAGGAGCGAAAATCTCATAAAAAAAGATCATCTTCCCTTGACGAGTCTCTAGATAAGTATTGTCAATTATTTGAGGCAACTAGTGTGGGTATTGGTAAAGAGGAGAAAATTAATACTCCTGAAATATCAAGGTTGAGAGTCGTGAATGAAAATTCATCCAAAAGGGTTTTTGGAAGGATGTTTTCATCTCCAGATTTTCATGATACGTCAGATGATTATGAAGATGGAAACATGTCATTTACATTACCAAGTAGGAGAACGATGAGTTTTAGCGAAAGAAAAGGGGATGATGATTTGAGTATTAATATTGCAACTATAACCCAATTCAATCAAAGTAAAGAACCTATATTTAATGATTTAGATGACTATGTTGAAATTAGCAATGTAGAAGGCTTTTCATTGGTTGATATTCATGAAGAAAATACCAAAGCTGACCACGATGGCACATATATTGAAACCACAAATGCTCATGGAGTAGCCATTTGTGATGACAATGGTAGAATCATAGTCACTCCTTGTCCCTCAATAACATCCGTTGAATCTCATCAGCAAATGGACTCCAACGAAAATAAAGAGATACTATTGGAAG ATTCTGAATTAGCGCAACAAGAGGACTTTTTTATGGATTCACCTTGGGGATCTTATATAAAAGTTGATGAAAATGGAGAAAACAttgttgaagatgaagaaaagAGGCTTATGCACTTTATACCTCCAAATCATCACCATATACGAGTCAGTGATTATGAAATAGAAGAATTTAAGTATGTTAGAAACATCTTAGAACTTTCGGGTTATTTGGGAACCCAACTTCTTGGAACATGGTACTCTTCTGATCAACCAGTGGACCCTTGTGTGTTTGTTGAATTAGAAAGTTGTTCATTGCTCGATCTAGATTGTTCAAACTTTAAAGATGATAAACAAAGTAGCCACTTACTTTTATTTGATATGATTAATGAGGTACTATTATCCATCTACGAAAGATCAGTATCATATTGGTCATCACCTTTGTCCTCATGCTCTCGAAAGCATCCGATGCCTAAGGGACACTATGTATTAGAGGAGGTTTGGAGTGGTATCAATTGGTATATGTGTTGTTCTAAGCCCGATTTTGATCCCTCTTTAGATAATATTACAACACGAGATCTTGCTAAGTATGATGGATGGATGAATCTTCAATTTGATGCTGAATGTGTTGGACTAGAGGTTGAAGACTTAATCTTTGAAGATCTTTTGAATGAATTTATGCCCTAA